In Streptococcus dysgalactiae subsp. dysgalactiae, the following are encoded in one genomic region:
- a CDS encoding LPXTG cell wall anchor domain-containing protein encodes MSNKKLYFASIVVLAVLSCGFSTVGATQQSSKDMKADRQITTDQDTSIYAKPVPQEQSESKQEIPDFPLADDFEDDLEEDEGHYFEREDEPSAEDEGLDKPSLAEVPAGEADTPMLMNAIAVSLPFLDDQENSDKPTPHVRTAPSPDLRYMIAKRQLLEKMEALNAATTKLASLVSKKSDLTTQVYSHGEVFGEVLAAQYEKKKVEQTIDRRREASQQTNKPSVIIDELGRIISYIRDNRKDVPVPYNRKISFLVRKEKKDLPVTGDQSWTTLPWLGMTCLGFATLLVIKKTEPSSIG; translated from the coding sequence ATGTCTAATAAAAAATTGTATTTCGCAAGCATTGTGGTATTGGCTGTCCTAAGTTGCGGTTTTTCAACAGTGGGAGCAACTCAACAGTCAAGTAAGGATATGAAAGCAGACCGTCAAATAACTACTGACCAAGACACATCAATCTATGCGAAACCCGTGCCTCAAGAGCAGTCTGAATCAAAACAGGAAATACCAGATTTTCCATTAGCAGATGATTTTGAGGATGACCTTGAAGAGGATGAGGGTCACTACTTTGAAAGAGAAGATGAGCCATCCGCTGAAGATGAAGGGTTAGACAAGCCTAGTTTAGCAGAAGTCCCTGCTGGTGAAGCTGATACGCCTATGTTGATGAACGCTATCGCTGTTAGTCTTCCGTTTCTTGATGATCAGGAAAATAGTGATAAACCGACACCACACGTGAGAACAGCCCCAAGCCCAGATCTGCGTTATATGATAGCAAAGCGTCAATTGCTTGAAAAAATGGAAGCTTTGAATGCAGCGACTACAAAATTAGCATCTTTAGTGTCTAAAAAGTCTGATTTAACAACTCAGGTGTATTCTCATGGTGAAGTGTTTGGCGAAGTTTTAGCAGCCCAATATGAAAAGAAAAAGGTCGAACAAACCATTGATAGGAGAAGAGAAGCTAGTCAGCAAACGAATAAACCAAGTGTTATTATTGATGAGTTAGGACGCATTATTTCTTATATTAGGGATAACAGAAAAGATGTTCCCGTGCCCTATAACCGAAAAATTAGCTTCCTAGTGCGCAAGGAGAAGAAAGACTTACCAGTAACAGGAGATCAATCGTGGACCACTCTACCTTGGTTAGGGATGACTTGCCTAGGTTTTGCAACTCTTCTGGTGATTAAAAAAACTGAGCCCTCATCAATTGGCTGA
- the recN gene encoding DNA repair protein RecN, giving the protein MLLEISIKNFAIIEEISLNFENGMTVLTGETGAGKSIIIDAMTMMLGARASTEVIRHGANKAEIEGFFSVDANPALVAYLEASGIAMEEDLVIRRDIFENGRSVSRINGQMVNLATLKEVGQFLVDIHGQHDQEELMRPQLHQQILDAFGDKAFEQLKEHYQLIFDRYKSLRRQVIDKQKNEKEHKDRIDMLAFQIAEIETAALHRGEDERLGQERDRLLNHKKIADTLTNAYIMLDNEDFSSLSNIRSSMNDLLSIEQFDSEYKGMSTSISEAYYILEEVSKQLSDTIDQLDFDGGRLQEIEFRLDTLNSLTRKYGGDVNDVLDYYDNIVKEYQLLTGDELSSGDLEAELKSLEKQLVAAASELSVSRHQLAEQLETDIKAELKELYMEKADFKVHFTTSKFNRDGNESLEFYISTNPGEGFKPLVKVASGGELSRLMLAIKAAISKKEDKTSIVFDEVDTGVSGRVAQAIAQKIYKIGRHGQVLAISHLPQVIAIADYQYFISKESKEESTVSKVRLLTFEERVEEIARMLAGADMTEAALTQARELLAKH; this is encoded by the coding sequence ATGCTATTAGAAATTTCCATTAAAAATTTTGCCATTATTGAGGAAATCTCTCTGAATTTTGAAAATGGCATGACAGTTTTGACGGGTGAAACAGGAGCTGGAAAGTCCATTATTATTGATGCCATGACTATGATGCTTGGTGCGCGTGCTAGTACAGAAGTGATTCGCCACGGCGCTAATAAGGCAGAAATTGAAGGCTTTTTTTCCGTAGATGCCAATCCGGCACTGGTTGCATATTTAGAAGCCTCTGGAATTGCAATGGAAGAAGATTTGGTAATCCGTCGAGATATTTTTGAAAATGGCAGAAGCGTGAGCCGTATTAATGGTCAGATGGTTAACTTAGCGACCTTAAAAGAGGTCGGGCAGTTTTTGGTAGATATTCATGGGCAACATGACCAAGAAGAATTAATGAGACCACAGCTCCACCAGCAAATTTTGGATGCTTTTGGTGATAAGGCTTTTGAGCAATTGAAAGAGCACTATCAGCTTATTTTTGATCGCTATAAAAGCTTGCGTCGACAGGTTATTGATAAACAAAAAAATGAAAAAGAACATAAAGATCGTATCGACATGTTGGCTTTTCAGATAGCGGAGATTGAAACTGCAGCTTTGCATCGAGGAGAAGATGAGCGACTAGGTCAAGAACGTGATCGTTTGTTAAATCATAAGAAAATTGCTGATACCTTAACCAATGCTTATATCATGCTAGATAATGAAGATTTTTCAAGCCTATCCAATATTCGCTCTAGCATGAATGACTTGCTATCAATTGAGCAGTTTGATTCTGAGTACAAGGGGATGTCGACTTCGATTTCTGAAGCCTATTATATTCTTGAAGAAGTGAGCAAGCAATTATCAGATACCATTGACCAACTGGATTTTGATGGTGGGCGATTACAGGAAATTGAATTTCGCTTGGATACACTCAATAGCTTAACCCGTAAATACGGTGGCGATGTGAATGATGTGCTTGACTACTACGATAATATCGTTAAAGAATACCAGCTATTAACAGGCGATGAGTTGTCTTCAGGGGACCTAGAGGCAGAATTGAAAAGCTTAGAAAAACAATTGGTTGCTGCTGCTTCGGAGTTAAGTGTCTCTCGCCATCAATTGGCGGAGCAACTAGAAACTGATATCAAAGCTGAACTTAAGGAACTTTATATGGAAAAAGCAGACTTCAAAGTTCACTTTACCACATCAAAATTCAATCGTGATGGTAATGAAAGCTTAGAATTTTACATCTCCACTAATCCAGGTGAAGGATTCAAGCCCCTTGTCAAGGTGGCTTCGGGAGGTGAATTATCACGCTTGATGTTGGCCATCAAAGCAGCTATCTCTAAAAAAGAAGATAAAACGAGTATTGTTTTTGATGAAGTAGATACAGGTGTTTCTGGTCGAGTTGCTCAAGCCATTGCCCAAAAAATTTATAAAATTGGGCGACATGGGCAAGTTCTCGCTATTTCACACTTACCTCAAGTCATTGCCATTGCTGATTACCAGTATTTTATTTCTAAAGAGAGTAAAGAAGAATCCACCGTTTCGAAGGTAAGGTTGTTAACTTTTGAAGAACGTGTGGAAGAAATTGCCAGAATGCTTGCTGGTGCAGACATGACAGAAGCTGCTCTCACTCAGGCTCGTGAATTACTGGCCAAACATTAA